Proteins co-encoded in one Nicotiana sylvestris chromosome 7, ASM39365v2, whole genome shotgun sequence genomic window:
- the LOC138873730 gene encoding uncharacterized protein: protein MNKIPLELYMWWEDLGESGQDKVNRYLGGLIGLLKIKPIGDIIKALVTFWDPAHNVFHFSDFELTPTLEEIAGYIGSTEAPLRHKYLIAPRVIAAHTFLDFLKISRGSITQICKGNFLKWEEHRCFAFMVVFLGLLVFPRKDGNIDTWIAGVVSTLLTQAKSTLAPTIVSEIFRAITACKARGDFFEGCNLLLQMWMIEHLCHRRQYLNYGSTEKSCIEEFYTRVDGFSMPEGVTKWISCLHSVTANQIEWTFGWLPIDEIIYMPTTGPHLLLMGLRSIHPYAPNRVLRQLGRFQKVSKDEDLSTQVVEIGSNGQFHEATVFQIWSKCQYLTASTQVCDLSKGEVSHGYLAWYQRSVEFGRPTKRPRLQEYVEASHAQWDWLAKENEYRDTISKLEKQVKNLKFENSLQAAADEGEKKEIAKENDALRA, encoded by the exons atgaacaagattcCTTTGGAGCTgtatatgtggtgggaagatctaggTGAATCAGGACAAGATAAGGTCAATCGCTACTTGGGAGGTCTCATCGGGTTATTGAAGATCAAGCCTATAGGAGACATAATAAAGGCactggttacattttgggacccagctcacaacgtgtttcatttctcggattttgaactcacacccactctggaagaaatagctggatatatTGGGAGCACTGAAGCTCCTCTAAGACACAAGTATTTGATTGCTCCAAGAGTCATCGCTGCACACACGTTCCTAGATTTCTTAaagataagcagggggtccaTTACCCAGATTTG CAAAGGGAATTTCctcaaatgggaagaacacaggtgctttgcttttatggtggtatTCTTAGGTCTTCTAGTGTTTCCCAggaaagacgggaatatcgataCATGGATagctggggttgtcagcactttgcttactcaggccaaaagcaccctcgcacccacgATAGTgtctgaaatcttccgcgctatcacagcctgcaaagctagaggagacttttttgaagggtgcaacttgttgctacaaatgtggatgattgaacatctatgtCATCGTCGTCAATACCTGAactatgggtcgacagagaaaagctgcatagaggagttttatacaagggtcgacgggtttagcatgccagaaggggtcacaaAATGGATATCGTGTCTCCATTCCGTCACTGCAAATCAAATAGAATGGACGTTCGGGTGGCTTCCTATagatgaaatcatatacatgccaacTACCGGGCCTCACCTCCTCCTGATGGGTCTCAGAAGTATCCATCCTTATGCCCCAAACCGGGTTTTGAGGCAGCTGGGGAGATTTCAAAAAGTTTCAAAGGATGAAGACCTTAGTACTCAGGTAGTCGAGATTGGTTCTAAcggtcaatttcatgaagcaACAGTTTTCCAGATCTGGAGCAAGTGTCAGTACTTGACAGCAAGCACCCAAGTGTGTGATCTATCCAAGGGTGAAGTCTCACACGGTTACCTCGCATGGTACCAAAGAAGTGTTGAGTTTGGGAGACCAACCAAAAGACCCCGTCTTCAAGAATATGTCGAGGCATCACATgcgcaatgggattggttggccaaagaaaatgaatatagGGATACCATAAGCAAGCTAGAAAAGCAAGTCAAGAATCTTAAATTTGAGAATAGTTTGCAAGCCGCCGCAGATGAGGGTGAGAAGAAAGAGATAGCCAAGGAAAATGACGCCCTTCGAGCCTAA